A single window of Sporosarcina sp. Marseille-Q4943 DNA harbors:
- a CDS encoding DinB family protein has protein sequence MENQGLFLIDQKDGLSLEFSKLASMMEYTRVTTLVEVRGLTVDQLDFLINDEANSIGMLLAHMVSIERAYQIETFEKRDFTEEDIQMLNPAIELGKAAREQIKGNPIEYYLEELEQTRIKTIDTFGTLPDSWLFEQAPYWGGQPMNNYFKWFHVFEDELNHRGQIRVIKKLMGTSEK, from the coding sequence ATGGAAAATCAAGGCTTATTTTTAATTGACCAAAAAGATGGTCTAAGCTTGGAGTTTAGCAAGCTGGCATCCATGATGGAATATACGAGGGTGACAACGTTGGTGGAAGTGAGAGGTTTAACAGTTGACCAATTGGATTTTCTCATTAACGACGAGGCCAACTCCATCGGCATGTTGCTCGCCCATATGGTGTCAATTGAAAGAGCATATCAAATCGAGACATTTGAAAAGCGTGATTTTACGGAAGAGGATATCCAAATGCTGAACCCTGCAATAGAACTTGGCAAGGCAGCACGCGAACAAATTAAAGGAAATCCAATTGAATACTACCTTGAAGAACTGGAACAAACGAGGATAAAGACAATCGATACATTCGGGACATTGCCCGATTCATGGCTATTCGAACAAGCCCCGTATTGGGGAGGGCAGCCAATGAATAATTACTTCAAATGGTTTCATGTGTTTGAGGATGAATTGAATCACCGCGGGCAAATTCGGGTGATTAAAAAATTGATGGGCACTTCGGAGAAATAA
- a CDS encoding GrpB family protein translates to MRKVEVMPFSERWSLAYQKEAAVLQEMFGAEIIEIHHIGSTSVQGLSAKPIIDIMPVVKDILRIKQYNVSMAEIGYEAKGENGIAGRCYFQKGGNERTHHVHIYEKGSPEIDRHLAFRDYLRAYPKMAKRYGDLKERLAQQYPYDIESYIKGKEQLALQIEREAVVWHREVMGKGID, encoded by the coding sequence ATGCGAAAAGTAGAAGTGATGCCTTTTTCCGAAAGATGGAGTCTTGCTTACCAAAAGGAAGCAGCGGTATTGCAGGAGATGTTTGGGGCCGAAATAATTGAAATTCACCATATCGGTAGCACTTCTGTACAAGGATTATCTGCAAAACCGATAATCGACATCATGCCTGTCGTGAAAGATATTTTGCGAATCAAGCAGTACAACGTAAGTATGGCGGAAATCGGGTATGAGGCGAAGGGCGAGAATGGTATTGCGGGGCGTTGCTATTTTCAAAAAGGTGGGAACGAGCGAACGCATCATGTTCATATTTACGAGAAAGGTTCTCCGGAAATCGATCGCCATCTTGCATTCCGGGATTATTTACGGGCATATCCGAAAATGGCAAAGCGTTATGGGGATTTGAAAGAAAGGTTAGCTCAGCAATATCCTTATGATATTGAATCGTACATAAAAGGGAAGGAACAACTTGCTTTGCAGATTGAACGGGAAGCAGTCGTATGGCATAGGGAAGTGATGGGAAAGGGGATAGATTAA
- a CDS encoding acyl-CoA thioesterase/bile acid-CoA:amino acid N-acyltransferase family protein has translation MKGQPRLLIDMGLPLIDRSVGIRVIGLSNGQKVTVRFQRKSFWGKTIYYMESHGSYLADEEGIVDLQQAAPIEGTYEGVDGMGLFWSMQVQRTEENSEEAFNKLQLQSLTILLECDGKVVDTKVITRKWIADDIMRTPVNEKGVVGTFFHTRNSIPRPTIIVVGGSEGGIYEFPASLLASHGFNVLALGYWGQEPLPKQLVEIPLEYIEGAIRWLQSRPDVEKGWLGIHGTSKGGELALLAAAHFEDIKAVVSLSGSPVVFCGIAPWTDQKELPPSWTYNGKAIPYARPDSSVEISNRCLAMRKAGENPLRIWYDYLSSDPQITEQATIPVEKINGSVLLISGTDDACFDSVQLNEMAMERLRRSKFEYEYNHLVYKGAGHEMGIPFIPVAANQFTGGTKYDTAQASRDSWQQTIGFFWRSVSEHIVNYEQESDC, from the coding sequence ATGAAAGGGCAGCCTCGATTGTTGATTGATATGGGATTGCCATTGATTGACCGGTCAGTTGGAATTCGGGTGATAGGGCTAAGCAACGGGCAGAAGGTGACGGTGAGATTCCAACGAAAATCCTTTTGGGGAAAAACAATATATTATATGGAATCTCATGGGTCATATTTGGCGGATGAAGAAGGTATCGTTGATCTTCAGCAAGCTGCTCCTATTGAGGGAACTTATGAAGGCGTAGATGGAATGGGCCTATTTTGGTCTATGCAAGTTCAACGTACAGAGGAAAACTCTGAGGAGGCATTTAATAAACTGCAGCTTCAATCCCTTACGATTTTGCTCGAATGTGATGGAAAGGTTGTCGACACGAAAGTCATTACTCGCAAGTGGATCGCTGATGACATAATGAGGACGCCGGTGAATGAAAAAGGAGTAGTGGGAACATTTTTTCATACTAGAAATTCCATTCCTAGACCTACGATCATCGTTGTCGGTGGATCTGAAGGTGGAATCTATGAATTTCCTGCTTCCTTATTGGCATCCCATGGGTTCAACGTACTTGCCTTAGGATATTGGGGGCAAGAGCCTCTTCCGAAACAACTCGTTGAAATACCACTAGAGTATATAGAAGGGGCTATTCGTTGGCTTCAGTCCCGACCGGATGTCGAAAAAGGATGGCTAGGGATACATGGAACGTCTAAAGGTGGAGAACTTGCATTATTAGCCGCTGCTCACTTTGAAGACATAAAAGCCGTCGTCTCGTTAAGTGGCTCACCTGTCGTATTTTGCGGCATTGCTCCATGGACAGACCAAAAAGAATTGCCTCCTTCATGGACGTACAATGGTAAAGCAATCCCCTATGCCCGTCCGGACAGTTCCGTTGAGATATCGAATAGATGTCTTGCAATGCGGAAAGCGGGGGAGAATCCGCTTCGAATTTGGTATGACTATCTTTCTTCTGATCCTCAAATAACGGAACAGGCGACCATTCCAGTTGAAAAGATAAATGGTTCGGTATTATTGATATCCGGAACGGATGATGCTTGTTTTGATTCTGTTCAATTGAATGAAATGGCAATGGAGAGGCTCCGGCGGTCTAAATTTGAGTATGAATACAATCATTTAGTATATAAAGGGGCGGGACATGAGATGGGCATCCCTTTCATTCCTGTAGCTGCCAATCAATTTACCGGCGGAACTAAATATGATACAGCTCAAGCGAGTAGGGATTCATGGCAACAGACGATTGGTTTCTTTTGGAGGAGTGTTTCTGAGCATATTGTAAATTATGAACAGGAGAGCGACTGTTGA
- a CDS encoding HAD-IIIA family hydrolase — protein MKIAFFDRDGTIIKDYPDENWSAITQPEFLPGAIETLQQVMQKGFKIIIITNQYLINEGYISLEQYEEINREMLEVLTRHDVDILDVFYCPHGRREGCDCCKPQTGMIRQAIDKYPAIDLNESFIIGDSLVDMELAIRIDIVGFGINVEVPVEAKDIYRIEEVIGVLQFIN, from the coding sequence TTGAAGATAGCATTTTTCGATAGGGATGGAACGATTATTAAAGACTATCCTGATGAAAATTGGTCCGCCATTACCCAACCGGAGTTTCTTCCCGGTGCCATTGAAACGTTGCAACAAGTTATGCAAAAAGGATTCAAAATCATTATTATCACCAATCAATATTTGATTAATGAAGGCTATATTTCTTTAGAGCAATATGAAGAGATAAATAGAGAAATGTTGGAAGTATTGACTAGACATGACGTAGACATTTTAGACGTTTTCTACTGTCCGCATGGGCGGCGGGAAGGCTGCGATTGTTGCAAACCTCAAACGGGAATGATTCGGCAGGCGATTGATAAGTACCCTGCAATCGATTTAAATGAGTCCTTCATAATAGGCGACTCGCTTGTGGATATGGAATTAGCTATTCGAATTGATATAGTCGGTTTTGGAATTAACGTAGAGGTACCTGTCGAAGCTAAAGACATTTATAGAATCGAAGAGGTTATTGGAGTATTGCAGTTCATAAATTGA
- a CDS encoding SRPBCC family protein: MPTIEHEISINAPIQICFDIARTVEVHEGKTMLTKQIAIGGVTAGLMEYGDSVTWQSTHLGIKQTLTSRIIEMVRPYHFTDAMVQGAFQSFTHKHEFFQSDTGTIMKDTFSYQSPFGIVGKAADRLFLEKYMIRFIASHAEKVKRAAEAEIAAHQNRLS, encoded by the coding sequence ATGCCGACCATTGAACATGAAATATCCATCAATGCCCCTATCCAAATCTGTTTCGATATTGCGAGAACGGTAGAAGTGCACGAAGGGAAAACGATGCTGACGAAACAAATAGCCATCGGCGGGGTTACAGCCGGTTTGATGGAATATGGCGATTCCGTCACTTGGCAATCGACTCATTTAGGAATAAAACAAACATTAACATCTCGAATTATTGAAATGGTAAGACCATATCATTTCACCGATGCCATGGTCCAAGGAGCCTTTCAATCCTTTACACACAAGCACGAATTCTTTCAAAGCGATACGGGAACGATCATGAAAGACACCTTTTCCTATCAATCCCCTTTTGGCATTGTAGGGAAAGCAGCGGATCGATTGTTTTTGGAAAAGTATATGATACGCTTTATCGCAAGTCATGCCGAAAAGGTAAAAAGGGCCGCTGAAGCGGAAATTGCAGCACATCAAAACAGGTTAAGTTGA
- a CDS encoding uracil-DNA glycosylase: MTSFRPESWPEDPTPASQIHCEDCGLYRQGTRMVWGEGNPKAPIMVILDNPGAREDREGNSIVCGTRQTLQQAVHEVGLNKEHIYVTYVLKRRPVRAYDKESTRQICMHRHLDEQIQLQQPSVIVCLGNVAVQSFFQNSEVDVKSLRGSWHDVKGYPTTVAYHPLAVRRRPNLYKYFLEDMRLVKSKFEKSDKHADH, encoded by the coding sequence GTGACGTCATTTCGCCCAGAAAGTTGGCCGGAAGATCCGACGCCTGCAAGCCAGATTCATTGCGAGGATTGTGGACTTTATCGGCAAGGAACACGGATGGTGTGGGGAGAAGGAAATCCAAAGGCACCGATCATGGTGATTCTCGATAATCCAGGGGCGCGTGAAGATCGTGAAGGAAACTCGATCGTATGCGGCACACGGCAAACTTTGCAGCAAGCCGTTCATGAAGTTGGTTTGAATAAAGAACATATCTATGTCACTTACGTTTTAAAAAGACGGCCAGTTCGTGCGTATGACAAAGAATCGACCCGCCAAATCTGCATGCACCGACATTTGGATGAACAAATACAGTTACAACAACCATCCGTCATTGTATGTTTAGGAAATGTAGCCGTCCAATCCTTCTTCCAAAACTCCGAAGTAGATGTAAAGAGTTTGCGTGGAAGCTGGCATGACGTTAAGGGATATCCTACCACCGTCGCCTACCACCCACTTGCCGTCAGACGCAGGCCGAATTTATATAAATACTTCTTAGAAGATATGAGGCTAGTGAAGTCGAAGTTCGAAAAGAGCGATAAACATGCCGACCATTGA